The following proteins come from a genomic window of Mycolicibacterium rufum:
- a CDS encoding MBL fold metallo-hydrolase, with amino-acid sequence MTGTTALGRASLTRVVELRVQMTTSLFGQTPAQAWPDNADLLEPLFWDRAAEQWKIAMQTWVLRVDGLIVLVDTGVGNDRHRPHFPPLHQLQTGYLDALADAGVTPEAVDVVINTHLHTDHVGWNTRLVRGAWVPTFPNARYLMPEHDYRHFSPDGDSTNEGMRIVFSDSVSPVAEQTELYAGEHQLSESLWLRPAPGHTPGSSVVWLDAGVPAVFVGDLTHCPIQLPRPDDPCAFDEDPAAAARTRHRVLTEAARARAAVIPAHYPGHGGARIVARGSGPGAAFTVDDWLDLPAI; translated from the coding sequence GTGACCGGCACCACCGCGCTGGGCCGGGCCTCGCTGACGCGAGTGGTCGAGCTGCGGGTGCAGATGACGACGTCGCTGTTCGGCCAGACCCCGGCGCAGGCCTGGCCGGACAACGCGGACCTGCTCGAGCCGCTGTTCTGGGACCGCGCCGCCGAGCAGTGGAAGATCGCCATGCAGACCTGGGTGTTGCGGGTCGACGGGCTGATCGTGCTGGTGGACACCGGCGTCGGCAACGACCGGCACCGGCCGCATTTCCCCCCGCTGCACCAGCTGCAGACCGGCTACCTCGACGCGCTGGCCGACGCAGGCGTGACCCCCGAGGCGGTCGACGTGGTGATCAACACCCATCTGCACACCGACCACGTCGGGTGGAACACTCGGCTGGTCCGCGGGGCGTGGGTGCCGACGTTCCCCAATGCCCGCTACCTGATGCCCGAACACGACTACCGCCACTTCTCCCCCGACGGCGACAGCACCAACGAGGGCATGCGCATCGTGTTCTCCGACAGCGTGTCACCGGTGGCCGAGCAGACCGAGTTGTACGCCGGGGAGCACCAACTCAGCGAGTCGCTGTGGCTGCGCCCGGCGCCGGGCCACACGCCGGGTTCCTCGGTGGTGTGGCTGGACGCCGGTGTGCCCGCCGTGTTCGTCGGCGACCTGACGCACTGCCCGATCCAGCTGCCCCGCCCCGATGATCCGTGCGCGTTCGACGAGGATCCGGCCGCCGCGGCGCGCACCCGTCACCGCGTGCTGACCGAGGCCGCGCGCGCCCGCGCCGCCGTCATCCCCGCGCACTACCCGGGACACGGCGGCGCACGGATCGTCGCCCGCGGTAGCGGGCCAGGCGCGGCGTTCACCGTCGACGAC